Proteins from a genomic interval of Kaistia defluvii:
- a CDS encoding cation:proton antiporter domain-containing protein codes for MEHLAAGRELLIFLVAAGIVVPLFQYMRLGVVLGFLIAGVAVGPGGFGHLAETWPIFGYAAISDVTRLQTLGDLGVLFLLFTIGLELSLARLAAIGKMMVQVGGLQVIFATGAIYAMAAISGFQFDDSLVLGMAFALSSTAIVTQSLIERKRLVAPAGRTTLGVLILQDLTVVPVVIVVGILGTAGATAGASVGLALVQGIGIAIAVVIAVLALGRFLIKPLMQLAGATGNRTLLIAITLLIIIGAGALTSAAGLSSALGAFLAGLLLSESEYRHQLDVDVEPFRDLLLGLFFMTVGMTIDLDIVYLQWTMVLLALVLMLAVKLVTAYVAARLVRVERSVAIEMAFLLAGAGEFAFVMFALAFRDNVITADVAHFATTVAALSMMFTPALGMIGGRIAKAMESRTHMAKHGVHADEEWVDHVIIGGYGRVGGMVGGLLRAEGIPFVALDLDVVHVERAKQDGLPVFYGDATRAEILTRLGAENALAFVVTADGGDMAKRMVETIRARWPGSTIHARARSVAHARELLDLGATHVVPEAFEGSLQLSGELLASIGLPPEAIANRLAVVRAVVEARLSEEGPYPANPEAEAGAAMQPGDG; via the coding sequence GTGGAACATCTCGCGGCGGGCAGGGAACTTCTGATCTTCCTGGTCGCCGCGGGCATCGTCGTTCCGCTGTTCCAGTATATGCGGCTCGGCGTCGTGCTGGGCTTTCTCATCGCCGGCGTGGCGGTGGGGCCTGGCGGCTTCGGCCATCTGGCCGAGACCTGGCCGATCTTCGGCTATGCCGCGATCAGCGACGTGACCCGCCTGCAGACACTGGGCGATCTCGGCGTTCTGTTCCTGCTGTTCACCATCGGGCTGGAGCTGTCGCTGGCGCGGCTTGCCGCCATCGGCAAGATGATGGTCCAGGTCGGCGGCCTTCAGGTCATCTTCGCCACCGGCGCCATCTATGCGATGGCCGCGATCTCAGGGTTCCAGTTCGACGATTCCCTGGTGCTCGGCATGGCGTTCGCGCTGTCCTCGACCGCGATCGTCACCCAGTCACTGATCGAACGGAAGCGCCTCGTGGCGCCGGCGGGCCGGACGACGCTCGGCGTGCTGATCCTCCAGGATCTGACCGTCGTTCCCGTGGTCATTGTCGTCGGCATCCTGGGCACCGCGGGGGCGACGGCGGGCGCCAGCGTCGGCCTCGCTTTGGTCCAGGGCATCGGCATCGCGATCGCCGTGGTCATCGCCGTGCTCGCGCTTGGCCGCTTCCTGATCAAGCCGTTGATGCAGCTTGCCGGTGCCACCGGAAATCGCACCTTGCTGATCGCAATCACGCTGCTGATCATCATCGGCGCGGGCGCGCTGACCTCGGCGGCGGGACTTTCCTCGGCGCTCGGCGCATTCCTTGCCGGCCTGCTGCTCAGCGAGAGCGAATACCGCCACCAGCTCGATGTCGATGTCGAGCCGTTCCGGGATCTGCTGCTCGGCCTGTTCTTCATGACCGTCGGCATGACGATCGATCTCGACATCGTCTACCTGCAATGGACGATGGTGCTGCTGGCGCTCGTGCTGATGCTGGCGGTCAAGCTCGTGACGGCCTATGTCGCCGCCCGTCTCGTCCGCGTCGAGCGCTCGGTCGCGATCGAGATGGCCTTCCTGCTCGCCGGCGCCGGCGAGTTCGCCTTCGTCATGTTCGCGCTGGCCTTCCGGGACAATGTCATCACCGCCGATGTCGCCCATTTCGCGACCACCGTTGCGGCGCTTTCCATGATGTTCACGCCGGCGCTTGGCATGATCGGCGGGCGCATCGCAAAGGCGATGGAAAGCCGGACCCATATGGCGAAGCACGGCGTCCACGCCGATGAGGAGTGGGTCGATCACGTCATCATCGGCGGCTATGGCCGCGTCGGCGGGATGGTCGGCGGCCTTCTCCGCGCCGAGGGCATCCCCTTCGTGGCGCTGGATCTCGATGTCGTCCATGTCGAGCGCGCGAAGCAGGACGGACTGCCGGTGTTTTACGGCGATGCGACTCGCGCCGAGATCCTGACGCGGCTCGGCGCGGAAAATGCGCTGGCCTTCGTGGTCACGGCCGATGGCGGCGACATGGCGAAGCGCATGGTCGAGACGATTCGCGCCCGCTGGCCGGGCTCCACGATCCATGCCCGCGCGCGCAGCGTCGCGCATGCGCGGGAATTGCTGGATCTGGGCGCCACCCATGTCGTGCCGGAGGCCTTCGAGGGCAGCCTGCAGCTGAGCGGCGAATTGCTGGCGTCGATTGGACTTCCCCCGGAAGCGATCGCCAACCGCCTGGCGGTCGTGCGCGCCGTCGTCGAGGCGCGGCTGAGCGAGGAAGGGCCTTATCCAGCCAATCCCGAGGCGGAGGCCGGAGCCGCAATGCAGCCCGGCGACGGCTGA
- the alaS gene encoding alanine--tRNA ligase: MSSVNDIRSAYLGFYQKNGHEIVASSPLVPRNDPTLMFTNAGMVQFKDYFTGRSAAPYPRATTSQKCVRAGGKHNDLDNVGYTARHHTFFEMLGNFSFGDYFKERAIELAWTLVTKEFGLAREKLLVTVYHDDEEAFGLWKKIAGLSEDRIIRIATSDNFWQMGDTGPCGPCSEIFFDHGDHIPGGPPGSPDEDGDRFIEIWNLVFMQFEQIAPGNRVPLPRPSIDTGMGLERVAAVMQGVHDNYDIDLFKALIRASVEATGVPAEGANRASHRIIADHLRATSFLIADGVLPSNEGRGYVLRRIMRRAMRHAHLLGAAEPLMWRLVPALVREMGQAYPELLRAEALITETLRLEEIRFRRTLARGLTLLDDATGTLTSGATLDGETAFKLYDTYGFPLDLTQDALRARGIGVDTDAFQTAMERQKAEARANWAGSGDTATETVWFSLRDKLGATEFLGYSAEAAEGKVLALVRDGAEIAEAKAGEPVSIVVNQTPFYAESGGQVGDAGRIETEGGAVIRIEDTQKRADGLFVHVGQVESGSVKTGDAVRLVVDHGRRGTIRSNHSATHLLHAALRRVLGDHVAQKGSLVAPERLRFDFSHPKPIDEAELAAVEEIANQIVLQDAPVVTRLMDRDEAMHSGAMALFGEKYGDEVRVVTMGEENGKPYSVELCGGTHVGRTGEIGLVTFVGESAVAAGVRRVEALTGKAAREHLELQDKRLKAVAAALKVRPDEAADRVQSLVEDKRRLERELAEAKKKLALGGGGGQAAGDGVREIGSVRYLGRVVSGISPKDLKGLVDDAKKSVGSGIVAIVGVSDDGKAGLVVGVSEDLVGQYSAIDLVRAGSDALGGKGGGGRPDMAQAGGPDGAKADDALAAIEAVLAG, encoded by the coding sequence ATGAGCAGCGTCAACGACATCCGGTCGGCGTATCTCGGCTTCTATCAGAAGAACGGTCACGAGATCGTCGCGTCGAGCCCGCTCGTGCCGCGCAACGATCCGACGCTGATGTTCACCAATGCCGGCATGGTCCAGTTCAAGGACTATTTCACCGGCCGGTCGGCAGCGCCCTATCCGCGCGCCACGACCTCGCAGAAATGCGTCCGCGCCGGCGGCAAGCACAATGATCTCGACAATGTCGGCTACACCGCCCGGCATCACACCTTCTTCGAGATGCTCGGCAATTTCTCGTTCGGCGACTATTTCAAGGAACGCGCGATCGAGCTGGCCTGGACGCTGGTCACCAAGGAATTCGGCCTGGCGCGCGAGAAGCTGCTCGTCACCGTCTATCACGACGACGAGGAAGCCTTCGGCCTCTGGAAGAAGATTGCCGGCCTGTCGGAAGACCGGATCATCCGCATCGCGACGTCGGACAATTTCTGGCAGATGGGCGATACCGGCCCGTGCGGTCCCTGCTCGGAGATCTTCTTCGACCATGGCGACCACATCCCCGGCGGCCCGCCCGGCAGCCCGGACGAGGATGGCGACCGCTTCATCGAGATCTGGAATCTCGTCTTCATGCAGTTCGAGCAGATCGCGCCGGGCAACCGCGTGCCGCTGCCGCGCCCGTCAATCGATACCGGCATGGGCCTCGAGCGCGTCGCCGCGGTCATGCAGGGCGTGCACGACAATTACGACATCGACCTGTTCAAGGCGCTGATCCGCGCCTCGGTCGAGGCGACCGGCGTGCCGGCCGAGGGCGCCAACCGCGCCAGCCACCGCATCATCGCCGACCATCTGCGCGCCACCTCCTTCCTGATCGCCGACGGCGTGCTGCCGTCCAATGAAGGCCGCGGCTATGTGCTGCGCCGCATCATGCGCCGCGCCATGCGCCACGCGCATCTGCTGGGCGCGGCGGAGCCGCTGATGTGGCGCCTGGTGCCGGCGCTGGTCCGCGAAATGGGCCAGGCCTATCCGGAACTGCTGCGCGCCGAAGCGCTGATCACCGAGACGCTGCGGCTGGAGGAAATCCGCTTCCGCCGCACGCTGGCGCGCGGCCTGACGCTGCTCGACGACGCGACGGGCACGCTCACCAGCGGCGCGACGCTCGATGGCGAGACTGCGTTCAAGCTCTACGACACCTATGGCTTCCCGCTCGACCTGACGCAGGACGCGCTGCGCGCCCGCGGCATTGGCGTCGATACGGACGCGTTCCAGACGGCGATGGAGCGGCAGAAGGCCGAGGCCCGCGCCAATTGGGCGGGTTCGGGCGACACCGCGACGGAGACGGTCTGGTTCTCGCTGCGCGACAAGCTCGGCGCGACCGAGTTCCTCGGCTATTCGGCGGAAGCCGCCGAAGGCAAGGTGCTGGCCCTGGTGCGCGACGGCGCCGAGATTGCCGAGGCCAAGGCCGGCGAGCCGGTGTCGATCGTCGTCAACCAGACGCCGTTCTATGCCGAATCGGGCGGCCAGGTCGGCGATGCCGGCCGGATCGAGACCGAGGGCGGCGCCGTCATCCGGATCGAGGACACGCAGAAGCGCGCCGATGGCCTGTTCGTGCATGTCGGGCAGGTCGAGAGCGGTTCGGTCAAGACCGGCGACGCCGTGCGCCTTGTCGTCGATCATGGCCGCCGCGGCACCATCCGCTCCAACCATTCGGCGACCCATCTGCTGCACGCAGCACTGCGCCGTGTGCTCGGCGATCACGTCGCCCAGAAGGGCTCGCTGGTCGCGCCGGAACGCCTGCGTTTCGATTTCAGCCACCCGAAGCCGATCGACGAGGCCGAACTCGCCGCCGTCGAGGAGATCGCCAACCAGATCGTCCTGCAGGACGCGCCGGTCGTCACCCGCCTGATGGATCGCGACGAGGCGATGCATTCCGGCGCGATGGCGCTGTTCGGCGAGAAGTATGGCGATGAAGTTCGCGTCGTCACCATGGGCGAAGAGAACGGCAAGCCCTATTCGGTCGAGCTTTGCGGCGGCACCCATGTCGGCCGCACCGGCGAAATCGGCCTGGTCACCTTTGTCGGCGAAAGCGCGGTCGCGGCCGGCGTGCGCCGCGTCGAGGCGCTGACCGGCAAGGCGGCCCGCGAGCATCTGGAACTACAGGACAAGCGCCTGAAGGCGGTCGCGGCTGCGCTCAAGGTGCGCCCCGACGAGGCGGCGGACCGGGTCCAGTCGCTGGTCGAGGACAAGCGTCGCCTTGAGCGCGAACTGGCCGAGGCCAAGAAGAAGCTGGCGCTGGGCGGCGGTGGCGGCCAGGCGGCCGGCGACGGCGTTCGCGAAATCGGCTCCGTGCGCTATCTTGGACGTGTGGTGTCCGGCATTTCGCCCAAGGACCTCAAGGGCCTGGTCGACGACGCCAAGAAGTCGGTCGGTTCCGGTATCGTCGCGATCGTCGGCGTCTCGGATGATGGCAAGGCCGGTCTGGTCGTTGGCGTCAGCGAGGATCTGGTTGGCCAGTACAGCGCCATCGACCTGGTTCGCGCCGGCTCGGATGCGCTGGGCGGCAAGGGCGGCGGCGGCCGGCCGGACATGGCGCAGGCCGGTGGCCCGGATGGCGCCAAGGCCGACGATGCGCTGGCGGCGATCGAGGCGGTACTGGCAGGCTAG
- a CDS encoding GFA family protein, translated as MTELETRSGGCHCGRVRFTARGAFDAAISCNCSICGKRGHWLAFVPAGDFELEQGADSLSDYQFNHRRIHHLFCATCGVGSFGRGTAPDGSAMVAVNVRCLDDVDLTAVTVTAYDGRSA; from the coding sequence ATGACCGAGCTGGAGACGCGGAGCGGCGGCTGTCATTGCGGGCGCGTGCGCTTCACGGCGCGCGGCGCCTTCGACGCGGCGATCTCGTGCAATTGCTCGATCTGCGGCAAGCGCGGCCATTGGCTCGCCTTCGTGCCCGCCGGCGATTTCGAGCTGGAGCAGGGCGCCGATTCCCTTTCCGACTACCAGTTCAACCATCGGCGCATCCACCATCTCTTCTGCGCGACCTGCGGCGTCGGCTCCTTCGGCCGCGGCACCGCGCCGGACGGTTCGGCGATGGTGGCGGTCAATGTGCGCTGCCTGGACGACGTCGATCTCACGGCGGTGACGGTCACGGCCTATGACGGTCGCAGCGCCTGA
- the recA gene encoding recombinase RecA, translated as MSQSSLRLVEGATMDKSKALDAALSQIERAFGKGSIMRLGQNKAVEIGTVSTGSIGLDIALGIGGLPRGRIVEVYGPESSGKTTLALQTIAEAQKNGGICAFVDAEHALDPIYARKLGVNLDDLLISQPDTGEQALEITDTLVRSGAVDVLVVDSVAALTPRAEIEGEMGDSLPGLQARLMSQALRKLTASISKSNTMVIFINQIRMKIGVMFGNPETTTGGNALKFYASVRLDIRRIGAIKERDDVVGNQTRVKVVKNKLAPPFKQVEFDIMYGEGISKMGELVDLGVKAGIVEKSGAWFSYDSQRLGQGRENAKSFLRDNPKAAAAIELAIRQNAGLIAEQLTKGEPESDDGEDDALEA; from the coding sequence ATGTCTCAATCTTCTCTCCGTCTCGTCGAAGGGGCCACAATGGACAAGTCGAAGGCGCTGGATGCAGCGCTCTCCCAGATCGAACGGGCCTTTGGCAAGGGCTCGATCATGCGCCTCGGCCAGAACAAGGCCGTCGAGATCGGAACCGTTTCCACCGGCTCGATCGGGCTCGATATCGCGCTCGGCATTGGCGGCCTGCCGCGCGGCCGAATCGTCGAGGTGTACGGTCCGGAATCCTCGGGCAAGACCACGCTGGCGCTGCAGACCATCGCCGAAGCGCAGAAGAATGGCGGCATCTGCGCCTTCGTCGACGCGGAACACGCGCTCGATCCGATCTACGCCCGCAAGCTAGGCGTCAATCTCGATGATCTGCTGATCTCGCAGCCCGATACGGGCGAGCAGGCCCTGGAGATCACCGACACGCTGGTGCGCTCCGGCGCCGTCGACGTGCTCGTGGTCGATTCGGTTGCAGCGCTGACGCCGCGCGCCGAAATCGAAGGCGAGATGGGCGACAGCCTGCCGGGCCTGCAGGCCCGCCTGATGAGCCAGGCGCTGCGCAAGCTCACCGCTTCGATCTCGAAGTCGAACACCATGGTGATCTTCATCAACCAGATCCGCATGAAGATCGGCGTGATGTTCGGCAATCCCGAGACCACGACCGGCGGCAATGCGCTGAAGTTCTACGCGTCCGTCCGCCTCGACATCCGCCGCATCGGCGCGATCAAGGAGCGCGACGACGTCGTCGGCAACCAGACCCGCGTCAAGGTGGTCAAGAACAAGCTGGCGCCGCCCTTCAAGCAGGTCGAATTCGACATCATGTATGGCGAAGGCATCTCCAAGATGGGCGAACTGGTTGATCTCGGCGTCAAGGCCGGCATCGTCGAGAAGTCGGGCGCCTGGTTCTCCTATGACAGCCAGCGACTCGGCCAGGGCCGCGAGAACGCCAAGAGCTTCCTGCGCGACAACCCGAAGGCAGCCGCCGCGATCGAGCTGGCGATCCGCCAGAATGCGGGCCTTATTGCCGAGCAGCTGACCAAGGGCGAGCCCGAGTCGGATGACGGCGAGGACGACGCGCTCGAGGCGTGA